The Prunus dulcis chromosome 5, ALMONDv2, whole genome shotgun sequence genomic sequence AAATTTTGgaccttttttattatttagctttacttattttttcctctctttttttttagtttttttttttttcatcaatgTTACTAGCCAAAGCAAATGTAGTAGCACCTCTAGCTTTAGCAAgttaaactaaaaaataattaaatgatCAGATTATGTTATGTATGCTTTCCATACATATATGTTTCCCTAACTCATTCCTCCAAAATGAAAGAAGCTAAAAGCAGAAGATAAGAACAGTCAAAAACACTTGTGCACTTCCATCAACAAAGACAGTACCCCTTCACAACTTTGAAAATGGAATCCAAGTAAAAATCTAGATACCACTATTTTGGAAATTCAATTTGACAAGCCTTCAAAGCCTAGGGAACATTGAAATCTCCTGGCCTAACTCCATCATGTGTTCTACAGGGAAATCACGGAGTATAAATTATCAAGTTATTCAAGACTTCACCATGCTTCAACAAGTACTTTGCCACTTCCATCTCATCCGGCCGTCCCTTGAATCCCCGTATGCAAATGGTCTTGAGGCATGATGACAAGCAAATAGGTACCCACATTGGCGGACACCATACATGGGGTACATGGAGTAAGAATTCCTTCCCGTAGTAAGCACCAACAGTTCGCGACTTGTAAAGATTATTCAAAATAAACAAGTTAAATTAAACCTCCGAAATTTGCATATTGGTACCAACACCATTTAGCTTTAAGAAGGTATAAATCACAACCTATACTTACAATTTGAAAGACAAGGAGTTTTAGGTGGGGGGATTTCTTGAGCAACTTTGTCAGTAATCTCCAAGAGCAGCGTCTATGAAGAAATAGCTCCAAGTTTATCAAATTAGCAAATGTAGGCAGATGATATTGACGCATTAAGTTTGGATCCTTCGCATAATGTTAACTACAGATCAATCAATGACTAGAGCAACGACAAAGTTTCTCAGCATAATAGATAGAGCATTCCCATTGTAAAATTCCAGCACGTAAAAATGCTATCAGCGACTAAGGAGACAAGTTAGAGCACACTTACCCCCAAAAGTTTAGCTGAAAGTGAACGATCTTTAACTTTGAGAAGTTCGGCAAACAGGTTATGCACACAGACAGCAGAATCAAGGATGTCGTCATCATCAAGGTCCTCAAACCAGTGTAGCGATCCAAAATTAATCTTGGCTTTGCTCAGGGatttttaattcttcaaaGAATAGGTCGCCAAAACTTAATCCACgattccaaattttcaacatttGGAGCATTGATATTAACAAAAATGTTGTACTTATCTCTACCAAATGGTTCCAAATAAATCAGTAGGCTCTTTAGTTTCAGTGCAGAGATATTAAATTCTAAATACGAAAATTCTTCAAGTGATCCAACTATAATCAAATCTTCAAGTACAGGGCAACAAGAAATGGGTTTCTCCATTGAGTCAGTATCAGTATGACAGATTGTAAGATGGAGAACCTTGAGACTTGGGAAACAATCTAAGGTGGGAGTGATGGTAATAACTGATAGCAACCTCAGCTTCAAAACCACCAATGTTTTGCACATGTAAAGACTTCTTGGAAACTCATAGAGCCAGTCTTCCCAATCCATCCCGGACTCCTCACAAAGATAACACAGAACAGAAAATTCCAGTTCAACAACATTACGCTCAACGGCGGGGCAAATCCAAGCATCAAACCGAGAATCATCCTCAAATTCAGAACAATGAAGTTGGAATCTATGGATGTCTGACGAGCCACGCGATAACAGAACATGATCCACAAATTCCCCAAAGCGATCTCTGTAAAAACTATTTCGATAATCGGAATCCCATAGAGTTATAGTAGGAACTTTAGTCCACACATTCTTCCACCTGTGTGATAAAAAGCTGGTCTTTACAGCCACGTCTGTTTCAAGGAAGGAAAGAATGTGGCAAAGAATTTCATTTGGTAATCCACTGATCCTATCCTCAGTGCATGCTTTAAATCGACCCTTTGAATGCGAACCCATATACGAATTTCCAACCCTTTCTGttaaaaccccaaaaaaaaaaaaacatttgacTTCTAAGAGAGTTTCCTAgggagaaaaaataaacataaatttcCTTCTTGTTTCAGTTCTAATTGAaataagaaaggaaaataaagctgctttgcttttgggttttcattCAACAGCACAAACTATAAGTTTTGGCCCTATGTTGTCTTCCTTTTTAGTTTTCTGGATTTTCTTGGCATCCAAACAGAAGACATAAGGaattaacaaagaaaatatttcgGAAAGAGTAAAAATACCTGATATAGTTCTGGATTGGTGGAGCCAACTCTAGCTTCAGCGTACCGGTTTACTGTGTTTGGTTGCTGTTGCTGAGAAAACAGCAggaaaagaagggaaaacTGAGTAACAGGTTTCTCTTCTACTTCAGCATTTTCTCCTCGAAATGGGGTTTAGTGGGAGAGGGAGCGGGAGCGGCGCGAGCGTGAAAGCTACCGAAAATGTCTTTAAAACGACGATGTCTTaagaattgaaaaataatagcTTAAGACGACGTCGTTAGTGGCCTACCACCAAATAATACTTTTCTTGGTGTCAAAATATGGGCTTTGGTAATCCAATAACGTAGGTTCCAAATATGGGCTTGAATACTTTTGAACTCTGCGAACACAAGATGAGTGTCTCTTTCTAATTGTACCTATCAAGCATTAACAtgatttttcaacttcaaaacactcaataatGAGCGTGTTAAGTCTAAAACAAGGCAACAAATTCCTTCTATAAAATCTACGGTGGTATATATCAAGCAATGAGGGAATTTTCATGTTTGAAATTTACGTAGCGAAAAATCAGAATCACCTAGGATTACTTGTGTTATGAAGCTCAATGGGTGCTTGCACAATCTACATTCCCTCCGAGAGACGGGTTGTTCATGTTGTTAGAATTATAGTATATaacccaaaatcaattgaccATGTgcggaaagagaaaaaatcatttgaacTATTAATGCAAGACTTTCAATTCTCGCGAGAGACATATACTCTCAGCACATGCCCGTTTTAGAGATTAGATTAATTACAAAGTATAGGGAGAACTCAAGTTAGGAGTCGTTGCTAAATCCTAACACTTTGAAGTTTTGAAGCTCCTCGTCGTCCTAATCTTAGCTTTTGATGATCCAAGCATCTTGGAGAGGGATTCATCCACATAATCATACATAGTATGAGACAATCCATTTGCCATATCTCTTCTTTTAACATGGGGCAAGGCAAgaaatgttgtttttaaaaattaaaaatatatatttataaaattagaaattcaAAGGACAGGTACAATAAATCAATGGCAATCAAACATTGGAAATAGGAAAAGACTTGGGATTGCGATAGAGAGATCTACTTTGGGGAGGATCGCTGAATGGCTTTATAATCACTTTTCCAAGTACAACTGTTATTAACTTGAAAACAGAACATTCCTAACGTTAAAAGTGGTCTaaatccaccaccaccaccatgcCTCTCAtgtttcatttacttttctatttattttgtctttccttttcttttcattttttttttcattttttgagacaaagaaagagagagaggcagagttttttgaaaaattcattaaacAAAGAAGgcttaaagaaaaatgtttgactcttttcttttatcattttagtaattaattGCATGCATTCATAAACAatataagaagaaaacatCACCAACAAATGGAATATTATTGTCTATTATTTGATGACATGAAAGACTTTCAATCATAAGATGCATCACAACTTAATTCAAAACGGAATTTTGTGtgcaattctctctctcttttactcAATTTGTTCGTATAGAGAGAGATATAATAGACAAAGAGAtgtgagaaaaataaaaagtggtAAGTAAAGTTCGagattttaatttgaatttggttgcgAAGCCAAGCCAAATGCCACAGCGGAAATGAGAGGAATGGCTTCTGGTTGTGGACCTTGACTatgcttttctttctcaacAAGATCTTTGGGGGCAACTAAAAAGCTTTACTCTCTAAATGATGACACGTGGGCATGCAATGCAATACAAAACCCATTTGGAGCCTTtggagaatttatatatacatatatatatcatatgtgagagagagagagagagagagagatgagaaatggggtttggttttgtttgttgtccCTCTGTTCCAAGCATTCTTTGCTTAAAGAGAGGTTAGCCCCAGGAATAAAGCAAGGACAAGAGCAGAGACAGAGTAGTTGGCTAAAGTTAAAGCGCATGGCTTGCCCACATTGCCAAAGcaacaaaatacaaacaattacaagcacaaaacaaaataatagcaaattattattaacatGAAACGAAACCAAATGCTGACAACCGACAACAGCCAGTAACCCCTCTCTGCTCTCTGCCCAAGAAGACACCCTCTCAACCGATTAGTCACCGGTCCTAGCCGGTTTGCAGTGTTTAACTGTCTCCTAGCCGTACTATTTTCCCTCTGACTCAAAACCCAGCATCAATTTTGCATAATGGGTTTTGGTCCTTTTCTTTGAGACCACCTTTGGGGACCTTAGGGAAGGACATTTGGGAGACGAACTCGgggataatattttttattattctggTTTATAACACAATGAAACgggaataatttttttatgtgtgATGATGTTATTGGCGAAAACAGCAAAAGACCTTTGGGTTTGGGCTgcaccaaataaaataaagaaattaaaccaGTCTCTGATGAGGAAGGACTCAGGTAAGGTGTAGAAGAAGACAAAAACATATCAGAAGAATTCAGAAAACAAATGGGGATTGGCTTTTGGTTGACACATATAATTATAAGAATCTTTTTGTGGTTTGTTTGACAAGATTGGAGATCTTCCTACATTccaatttggatttttaataGTGATGATGATTCCCTCACCAGCGGCGCATCCAAGTACCCCCTCCTCACTCGTGCGTTTTGATTGGACACAACATACAATTTTCCACTTTGCTTggtcatttcatttcatttcattacaTCTTTCTCGTGTCATAATTTATTCTGCCGAACAAAATTCATATCCaaagttttaagttttgttttcacccaccaaaagaaaaagaacaaaaagagaacaaaaggTTTAAGTTTCTAAAATATGACCTAGACCTAGAGGCTTTGGTGAGGAATAGAATACAAAACCAACCATTTGCTAAATTTGGAAAGTGTGTGTCACGTGACACATCACTTGTTAGGCTAATCTTAGCTTTCATGTTCAATCCACCATTGTCTTCTGGTGGTTTTGTCAGCTGGTGAGCTCCGTTCGATCCAAGTTAGGATCATTTGAGGGGCATATCTGATGGAGTTTTGCATGGAACACAAATCTTTTTGAAGCAACATGCATATATTATGGACTTTGTAGAGAGTATCTGATGGACTTGTTCTTGTTTCATTCATGATCATGTTTTTGCCATATGATTAGATGAATGAAGTTCATGGAACTTCAATAGAGAGAATATGAACTAAACaagattaattttttatacttaCTCTTGTTGGCACAAGATCTATCCCGAATCGATTGATCATTAATGAGGCACAATGTGGATGGTTGAGTCAATATAGTCCTACTACTGGATCACATCCGACTCGAGCATGCTCAACAACGCCAACCCTAATTGCCACGTCATCAACCTTGACGGACCATGGTCGGGTATCACGATCCTCACCCCACCATGAGACTTGGTCAAACCCACCAAAGACACCCTTGTACATCGCTAGACTAACTGAACCAGAATCAACTAGAAATTAGTAGGGAGCCTTCTCTATGCTAACAAGGTTCTTCACTCTAATCAAGCTGTCAAGACCAAGTGTCATAATGTGGCTAGATCTTGCACTAAATGCATTCCTAATCCTCGCCATGATTAAGCCATGACCTAGACATCCTCATTCCTCCAGTTAAGGAGATATACTCCCTCATGCCTTCTATAAATACTCATCACCCAAATTCAAACAAGGGTAATAGCTCTCCACCATTTCGAAACTCTGTTAATTCTTTATATAATTCATTCTTACTTTGGCATCATAGAAGGTTTAGCTAATACTACACTTTTGTCACCGAGGTGACCAGTTATATATCTCGTGCAGACCATGTCTGTTGAGAAGATAAGGAAATATATATGGAAACAGTCCAAGATCTTGTCGTTGATGGACTACGCAAcgtgcacacacacacacaaaccaGGGAAAGTAGAagcgcacacacacaccctAAGTAAAACAAATAATAGAACACAAGAATTTATAGAGTTTCGACTTTGTATCTATGTACTCTACGTAAAGTAGaagcacacacacacaccaaaGTAAAATAGACAACATATAACACAAGAATCTATAGAGGTTCGGATTTGTGTCTACATCCTCTTTGGTGATCGACTCGAGGAATGTCACTAGTAATAAGAACACCTTCGGTTACAAGTAGAACCCCCTACACTCTTACATACCCTAGATCTTTATTTCTCTTACTCCCTGCTAAAACCTAATTTGATGCCACTAAACggcttatttatacatatggGCTTTTAGATACAATCATACAAGGAATAGGAAACCTAAAACACcctattaaaaattaaaataaaataaaataaaaaaataaaaaaaccaagctGATTTGTGTGCTTCGTGCTCGAAAGCCTCTTATCTGCTCGAACACCTAGGTCCTCTCAAGTTTGAGCACTCCTTTTCCACCTGACTTTGAGAACTATAGCTCAAGCAAGCCAGTCAGTCTACACAAGTTTTGCAGCATCTTATAGACCTAGTTTCTTCATTCCTCTACATCTTTAGGTGAGCCAACATCAACACACTTCATACCCCCGGACCTCGTGAAAGCCCTAACTTTCACCCAATTAAAGTCGACTATCTAAAATCACATGTCAACAACTCTCATTTAT encodes the following:
- the LOC117627943 gene encoding LOW QUALITY PROTEIN: F-box protein At4g22280-like (The sequence of the model RefSeq protein was modified relative to this genomic sequence to represent the inferred CDS: substituted 2 bases at 2 genomic stop codons), encoding MGSHSKGRFKACTEDRISGLPNEILCHILSFLETDVAVKTSFLSHRWKNVWTKVPTITLWDSDYRNSFYRDRFGEFVDHVLLSRGSSDIHRFQLHCSEFEDDSRFDAWICPAVERNVVELEFSVLCYLCEESGMDWEDWLYEFPRSLYMCKTLVVLKLRLLSVITITPTLDCFPSLKVLHLTICHTDTDSMEKPISCCPVLEDLIIVGSLEEFSYLEFNISALKLKSLLIYLEPFGRDKYNIFVNINAPNVENLESWIKFWRPILXRIKNPXAKPRLILDRYTGLRTLMMTTSLILLSVCITCLPNFSKLKIVHFQLNFWGRCSWRLLTKLLKKSPHLKLLVFQISRTVGAYYGKEFLLHVPHVWCPPMWVPICLSSCLKTICIRGFKGRPDEMEVAKYLLKHGEVLNNLIIYTP